From Tripterygium wilfordii isolate XIE 37 chromosome 13, ASM1340144v1, whole genome shotgun sequence, the proteins below share one genomic window:
- the LOC120013875 gene encoding probable trehalose-phosphate phosphatase J isoform X4: MTNQNVVVPESTINLAITVAVANSSIFSTAAQKPPAAPGGYISISRKNFLKNLEINGGATINALVDSMRASSPTHHKSTPSLVDDQTSWMDQHPSALEMFEQIIDASKGKQIVMFLDYDGTLSPIVEDPDRAFMSKKMRATLRKLARCFPTAIVSGRCRDKVYKFVRLAELYYAGSHGMDIRGPVKGGSKYKKGGGAVLCQPASEFLPMIDEVYKELIERTKSTPGAKVENNKFCLSVHFRCVEEKKWDELIQQVKSVIKEYPKLRLTQGRKVLEIRPTIKWDKGKALEFLLESLGFANCSDVFPVYIGDDRTDEDAFKILRERGQGFGILVSKFPKDTNASYSLQEPNEASTQYIQYIYACL, translated from the exons ATGACAAACCAAAATGTGGTAGTGCCTGAATCAACCATCAACTTGGCCATCACAGTTGCTGTGGCGAACTCGTCGATCTTTTCTACTGCAGCGCAGAAGCCTCCGGCGGCGCCAGGAGGGTATATCTCCATTTCAAGAAAGAATTTCTTGAAGAACCTTGAAATCAATGGTGGAGCTACAATTAATGCCTTGGTTGACTCAATGAGAGCTTCCTCTCCTACCCATCACAAATCCACACCTTCTCTTGTTGATGACCAAACTTCTTGGATG GATCAACATCCATCCGCCTTGGAGATGTTTGAGCAAATAATTGATGCTTCAAAGGGGAAGCAAATAGTGATGTTTCTGGACTACGATGGAACTCTGTCTCCGATTGTGGAAGACCCAGACCGAGCTTTTATGTCAAAGAAG ATGCGAGCAACATTGAGAAAGTTAGCAAGGTGTTTTCCAACCGCCATAGTTAGTGGCAGATGCAGAGACAAG GTGTATAAATTTGTTAGACTGGCTGAGCTCTACTATGCTGGAAGCCATGGCATGGATATTAGAGGACCAGTGAAAGGAGGATCCAAATACAAGAAA ggtgGTGGAGCTGTTCTCTGTCAACCTGCCAGTGAATTTCTTCCTATGATTGATGAG GTTTACAAGGAACTTATAGAGAGAACAAAATCAACTCCAGGCGCTAAAGTGGAGAACAACAAGTTCTGCTTGTCTGTTCATTTTCGCTGTGTTGAAGAAAAG AAATGGGATGAACTAATACAGCAGGTTAAATCAGTAATTAAGGAGTACCCAAAGCTTCGACTTACACAAGGAAGGaag GTGTTAGAAATCCGACCTACCATCAAATGGGACAAAGGGAAGGCCCTCGAATTTTTGTTGGAGTCACTTG GATTTGCTAATTGTAGTGATGTATTCCCTGTTTACATTGGAGATGACAGAACAGATGAAGATGCATTTAAG ATCCTGAGAGAAAGAGGACAAGGTTTTGGGATTCTAGTGTCCAAATTTCCAAAGGACACCAATGCCTCTTATTCTTTGCAGGAACCCAACGAGGCAagtacacaatat atacaatatatatatgcatgtctttaa
- the LOC120013875 gene encoding probable trehalose-phosphate phosphatase J isoform X1 produces the protein MTNQNVVVPESTINLAITVAVANSSIFSTAAQKPPAAPGGYISISRKNFLKNLEINGGATINALVDSMRASSPTHHKSTPSLVDDQTSWMDQHPSALEMFEQIIDASKGKQIVMFLDYDGTLSPIVEDPDRAFMSKKMRATLRKLARCFPTAIVSGRCRDKVYKFVRLAELYYAGSHGMDIRGPVKGGSKYKKGGGAVLCQPASEFLPMIDEVYKELIERTKSTPGAKVENNKFCLSVHFRCVEEKKWDELIQQVKSVIKEYPKLRLTQGRKVLEIRPTIKWDKGKALEFLLESLGFANCSDVFPVYIGDDRTDEDAFKILRERGQGFGILVSKFPKDTNASYSLQEPNEVMDFLQRLVEWKQMSLGEETRV, from the exons ATGACAAACCAAAATGTGGTAGTGCCTGAATCAACCATCAACTTGGCCATCACAGTTGCTGTGGCGAACTCGTCGATCTTTTCTACTGCAGCGCAGAAGCCTCCGGCGGCGCCAGGAGGGTATATCTCCATTTCAAGAAAGAATTTCTTGAAGAACCTTGAAATCAATGGTGGAGCTACAATTAATGCCTTGGTTGACTCAATGAGAGCTTCCTCTCCTACCCATCACAAATCCACACCTTCTCTTGTTGATGACCAAACTTCTTGGATG GATCAACATCCATCCGCCTTGGAGATGTTTGAGCAAATAATTGATGCTTCAAAGGGGAAGCAAATAGTGATGTTTCTGGACTACGATGGAACTCTGTCTCCGATTGTGGAAGACCCAGACCGAGCTTTTATGTCAAAGAAG ATGCGAGCAACATTGAGAAAGTTAGCAAGGTGTTTTCCAACCGCCATAGTTAGTGGCAGATGCAGAGACAAG GTGTATAAATTTGTTAGACTGGCTGAGCTCTACTATGCTGGAAGCCATGGCATGGATATTAGAGGACCAGTGAAAGGAGGATCCAAATACAAGAAA ggtgGTGGAGCTGTTCTCTGTCAACCTGCCAGTGAATTTCTTCCTATGATTGATGAG GTTTACAAGGAACTTATAGAGAGAACAAAATCAACTCCAGGCGCTAAAGTGGAGAACAACAAGTTCTGCTTGTCTGTTCATTTTCGCTGTGTTGAAGAAAAG AAATGGGATGAACTAATACAGCAGGTTAAATCAGTAATTAAGGAGTACCCAAAGCTTCGACTTACACAAGGAAGGaag GTGTTAGAAATCCGACCTACCATCAAATGGGACAAAGGGAAGGCCCTCGAATTTTTGTTGGAGTCACTTG GATTTGCTAATTGTAGTGATGTATTCCCTGTTTACATTGGAGATGACAGAACAGATGAAGATGCATTTAAG ATCCTGAGAGAAAGAGGACAAGGTTTTGGGATTCTAGTGTCCAAATTTCCAAAGGACACCAATGCCTCTTATTCTTTGCAGGAACCCAACGAG GTTATGGACTTTTTGCAGCGATTGGTAGAGTGGAAACAGATGTCCTTAGGAGAGGAAACCAGGGTGTAA
- the LOC120013875 gene encoding probable trehalose-phosphate phosphatase J isoform X2: protein MTNQNVVVPESTINLAITVAVANSSIFSTAAQKPPAAPGGYISISRKNFLKNLEINGGATINALVDSMRASSPTHHKSTPSLVDDQTSWMDQHPSALEMFEQIIDASKGKQIVMFLDYDGTLSPIVEDPDRAFMSKKMRATLRKLARCFPTAIVSGRCRDKVYKFVRLAELYYAGSHGMDIRGPVKGGSKYKKGGGAVLCQPASEFLPMIDEVYKELIERTKSTPGAKVENNKFCLSVHFRCVEEKKWDELIQQVKSVIKEYPKLRLTQGRKVLEIRPTIKWDKGKALEFLLESLGFANRSDVFPVCIGDDRTDEDAFKILRERGQGFGILVSKFPKDTNASYSLQEPNEVMDFLQRLVEWKQMSLGEEASV from the exons ATGACAAACCAAAATGTGGTAGTGCCTGAATCAACCATCAACTTGGCCATCACAGTTGCTGTGGCGAACTCGTCGATCTTTTCTACTGCAGCGCAGAAGCCTCCGGCGGCGCCAGGAGGGTATATCTCCATTTCAAGAAAGAATTTCTTGAAGAACCTTGAAATCAATGGTGGAGCTACAATTAATGCCTTGGTTGACTCAATGAGAGCTTCCTCTCCTACCCATCACAAATCCACACCTTCTCTTGTTGATGACCAAACTTCTTGGATG GATCAACATCCATCCGCCTTGGAGATGTTTGAGCAAATAATTGATGCTTCAAAGGGGAAGCAAATAGTGATGTTTCTGGACTACGATGGAACTCTGTCTCCGATTGTGGAAGACCCAGACCGAGCTTTTATGTCAAAGAAG ATGCGAGCAACATTGAGAAAGTTAGCAAGGTGTTTTCCAACCGCCATAGTTAGTGGCAGATGCAGAGACAAG GTGTATAAATTTGTTAGACTGGCTGAGCTCTACTATGCTGGAAGCCATGGCATGGATATTAGAGGACCAGTGAAAGGAGGATCCAAATACAAGAAA ggtgGTGGAGCTGTTCTCTGTCAACCTGCCAGTGAATTTCTTCCTATGATTGATGAG GTTTACAAGGAACTTATAGAGAGAACAAAATCAACTCCAGGCGCTAAAGTGGAGAACAACAAGTTCTGCTTGTCTGTTCATTTTCGCTGTGTTGAAGAAAAG AAATGGGATGAACTAATACAGCAGGTTAAATCAGTAATTAAGGAGTACCCAAAGCTTCGACTTACACAAGGAAGGaag GTGTTAGAAATCCGACCTACCATCAAATGGGACAAAGGGAAGGCCCTCGAATTTTTGTTGGAGTCACTTG GATTTGCTAATCGTAGTGATGTATTCCCTGTTTGCATTGGAGACGACCGAACAGATGAAGATGCATTTAAG ATACTGAGAGAAAGAGGACAAGGTTTTGGGATTCTAGTGTCCAAATTTCCAAAGGACACCAATGCCTCTTATTCTTTGCAGGAACCCAACGAG GTTATGGACTTTTTGCAGCGATTGGTGGAGTGGAAACAGATGTCCTTAGGAGAGGAAGCCAGTGTGTAA
- the LOC120013875 gene encoding probable trehalose-phosphate phosphatase J isoform X3, producing MTNQNVVVPESTINLAITVAVANSSIFSTAAQKPPAAPGGYISISRKNFLKNLEINGGATINALVDSMRASSPTHHKSTPSLVDDQTSWMDQHPSALEMFEQIIDASKGKQIVMFLDYDGTLSPIVEDPDRAFMSKKMRATLRKLARCFPTAIVSGRCRDKVYKFVRLAELYYAGSHGMDIRGPVKGGSKYKKGGGAVLCQPASEFLPMIDEVYKELIERTKSTPGAKVENNKFCLSVHFRCVEEKKWDELIQQVKSVIKEYPKLRLTQGRKVLEIRPTIKWDKGKALEFLLESLGFANCSDVFPVYIGDDRTDEDAFKILRERGQGFGILVSKFPKDTNASYSLQEPNEVMDFLQRLVEWKQMSLGEEASV from the exons ATGACAAACCAAAATGTGGTAGTGCCTGAATCAACCATCAACTTGGCCATCACAGTTGCTGTGGCGAACTCGTCGATCTTTTCTACTGCAGCGCAGAAGCCTCCGGCGGCGCCAGGAGGGTATATCTCCATTTCAAGAAAGAATTTCTTGAAGAACCTTGAAATCAATGGTGGAGCTACAATTAATGCCTTGGTTGACTCAATGAGAGCTTCCTCTCCTACCCATCACAAATCCACACCTTCTCTTGTTGATGACCAAACTTCTTGGATG GATCAACATCCATCCGCCTTGGAGATGTTTGAGCAAATAATTGATGCTTCAAAGGGGAAGCAAATAGTGATGTTTCTGGACTACGATGGAACTCTGTCTCCGATTGTGGAAGACCCAGACCGAGCTTTTATGTCAAAGAAG ATGCGAGCAACATTGAGAAAGTTAGCAAGGTGTTTTCCAACCGCCATAGTTAGTGGCAGATGCAGAGACAAG GTGTATAAATTTGTTAGACTGGCTGAGCTCTACTATGCTGGAAGCCATGGCATGGATATTAGAGGACCAGTGAAAGGAGGATCCAAATACAAGAAA ggtgGTGGAGCTGTTCTCTGTCAACCTGCCAGTGAATTTCTTCCTATGATTGATGAG GTTTACAAGGAACTTATAGAGAGAACAAAATCAACTCCAGGCGCTAAAGTGGAGAACAACAAGTTCTGCTTGTCTGTTCATTTTCGCTGTGTTGAAGAAAAG AAATGGGATGAACTAATACAGCAGGTTAAATCAGTAATTAAGGAGTACCCAAAGCTTCGACTTACACAAGGAAGGaag GTGTTAGAAATCCGACCTACCATCAAATGGGACAAAGGGAAGGCCCTCGAATTTTTGTTGGAGTCACTTG GATTTGCTAATTGTAGTGATGTATTCCCTGTTTACATTGGAGATGACAGAACAGATGAAGATGCATTTAAG ATACTGAGAGAAAGAGGACAAGGTTTTGGGATTCTAGTGTCCAAATTTCCAAAGGACACCAATGCCTCTTATTCTTTGCAGGAACCCAACGAG GTTATGGACTTTTTGCAGCGATTGGTGGAGTGGAAACAGATGTCCTTAGGAGAGGAAGCCAGTGTGTAA